In one window of Burkholderia sp. NRF60-BP8 DNA:
- a CDS encoding branched-chain amino acid ABC transporter substrate-binding protein, which yields MTFRIRSLSGVALTAALLAFQTGAAHAQETIVKVGVAGPLTGGGAAYGKDIENGVRMAVDEANAARTTVGGKPVKFVIASQDDQSDPRTGVQAAQQLADAQVAVVIGHFNSGTTLPASKIYAKAGIPMITPSATNPDITRAGLDTVYRVIATDTQNAGNAGAYAASVTKAKRIAIIDDRTAFGQGEADEFEKAVKANGGTIVAREFTNDKAVDFSAQLTKIKSTNADLVFFGGLDAQAAMLVKRMRQLGIRAQFLAGGGVMNANFIRLAGNAAEGASVWEYGQPLSRLAKGKLFETKFKQKYGVDMLAYAPFAYDATWIAINAMQKANSTKPADFNGALKGTRYDGITGTIAFTNTGDLKSPSSTLYEVKNAAWQPVTTKSAD from the coding sequence ATGACGTTCCGCATTCGTTCGCTTTCCGGCGTTGCGCTGACCGCCGCGCTTCTCGCGTTCCAGACGGGCGCGGCCCACGCACAGGAGACGATCGTCAAGGTCGGCGTGGCCGGCCCGCTCACGGGCGGCGGCGCCGCATACGGCAAAGACATCGAGAACGGCGTGCGCATGGCGGTCGACGAAGCGAATGCCGCGCGCACGACCGTCGGCGGCAAGCCGGTGAAATTCGTCATAGCGTCGCAGGACGACCAGAGCGATCCGCGCACCGGCGTGCAGGCCGCGCAGCAGCTCGCCGACGCGCAGGTGGCCGTTGTGATCGGCCACTTCAATTCGGGCACGACGCTGCCCGCGTCGAAGATCTACGCGAAGGCCGGCATTCCGATGATCACGCCGTCGGCGACCAATCCCGACATCACGCGCGCCGGGCTCGATACCGTGTACCGCGTGATCGCGACCGACACGCAGAACGCCGGCAACGCCGGTGCGTATGCGGCGAGCGTGACGAAGGCGAAGCGCATCGCGATCATCGACGATCGCACCGCGTTCGGCCAGGGCGAAGCCGACGAGTTCGAGAAGGCCGTGAAGGCGAACGGCGGCACGATCGTCGCGCGCGAATTCACGAACGACAAGGCCGTCGACTTCAGCGCGCAGCTCACGAAGATCAAGAGCACGAATGCCGACCTCGTGTTCTTCGGCGGCCTCGACGCACAGGCCGCGATGCTCGTGAAGCGCATGCGCCAGCTCGGCATTCGCGCGCAGTTCCTCGCGGGCGGCGGCGTGATGAACGCGAACTTCATCCGGCTGGCCGGCAACGCGGCCGAAGGCGCGTCGGTGTGGGAGTACGGGCAGCCGCTGTCGCGTCTGGCGAAGGGCAAGCTGTTCGAAACGAAATTCAAGCAGAAGTACGGCGTTGACATGCTCGCGTATGCGCCGTTCGCGTACGACGCGACGTGGATCGCGATCAACGCGATGCAGAAGGCGAACTCGACGAAGCCGGCCGATTTCAACGGTGCGCTGAAGGGCACGCGCTATGACGGCATCACAGGCACGATCGCATTCACGAACACGGGCGACCTGAAGAGCCCGAGCTCGACGCTGTATGAAGTGAAGAACGCCGCGTGGCAGCCCGTCACGACGAAATCGGCGGACTGA
- a CDS encoding helix-turn-helix transcriptional regulator, which yields MNEQVDEQALKSHTDRRQLHQIIAGLTEGVILIEPDQRIVWANEAALAMHGVTELKALGADVTEYRERFRLRYRNNHPVRDGHYPMDRVIAGEEFSDVTVEVESAADESVSWVHRIRSLVLTNAAGAPDCLALVLHDATEWASAEERFERTFNANPAPAVICRLDDLRYVKVNQGFLDMTGYARDDVLGRSVYEIDVLEQAERRELAIERLGEGATIPQMEAVLKLADGNTKAVVVAGQPIDMNGEACMLFTFMDLEPRKQAERALMQSEERFATAFRMAPVATAIVTADRFELLDVNDAFAALTGHAQGDLLGKSADEIGLWAERGVWSRVEGRLARDGNVRNADVQIRTRDGDVRDCVVSADPVAIHGRDCLLVALLDISDRKRTEMELVYAIETAMQDASWFSRTLIEKLANVRRANAPDAGAQLSDLTARERDVFDLLCHGLADKEIAGRLGLAPNTVRNHVATIYAKLDVHSRGEAIVWARERGIVGAAEANGARGDKGGAKGKD from the coding sequence ATGAACGAACAAGTAGACGAACAGGCGCTCAAGTCGCATACCGACCGGCGTCAACTGCACCAGATCATCGCCGGGCTCACCGAGGGCGTGATCCTGATCGAGCCCGATCAGCGGATCGTCTGGGCGAACGAGGCCGCGCTCGCGATGCATGGTGTGACCGAGCTGAAGGCGCTCGGCGCGGACGTCACCGAATACCGCGAGCGATTCCGGCTGCGCTACCGGAACAACCATCCGGTGCGCGACGGCCACTATCCGATGGATCGCGTGATCGCCGGCGAGGAGTTCAGCGACGTGACGGTCGAGGTCGAATCGGCGGCCGACGAGTCGGTGAGCTGGGTTCACCGCATCCGCAGCCTGGTGCTGACGAACGCGGCCGGCGCACCCGATTGCCTCGCGCTCGTGTTGCACGATGCGACCGAATGGGCGAGCGCCGAGGAGCGCTTCGAGCGCACCTTCAACGCGAATCCGGCGCCGGCCGTGATCTGCCGGCTCGACGACTTGCGCTACGTGAAGGTCAACCAGGGCTTTCTCGACATGACGGGGTACGCGCGCGACGACGTGCTCGGCCGTTCGGTGTACGAGATCGACGTGCTCGAACAGGCCGAGCGGCGCGAGCTCGCGATCGAGCGGCTCGGCGAAGGCGCGACGATCCCGCAGATGGAAGCCGTGCTGAAGCTTGCCGACGGCAACACCAAGGCGGTGGTCGTCGCCGGGCAGCCGATCGACATGAACGGCGAGGCGTGCATGCTGTTCACGTTCATGGATCTCGAGCCGCGCAAGCAGGCCGAGCGCGCGCTGATGCAAAGCGAGGAGCGCTTCGCGACGGCGTTCCGGATGGCGCCGGTCGCGACCGCGATCGTCACGGCCGACCGTTTCGAGCTGCTCGACGTGAACGACGCGTTTGCCGCGCTGACGGGCCACGCGCAAGGCGACCTGCTCGGCAAGTCCGCCGACGAGATCGGGCTGTGGGCCGAGCGCGGCGTGTGGTCGCGCGTCGAAGGTCGGCTCGCGCGCGACGGCAACGTGCGCAACGCCGACGTGCAGATCCGCACGCGCGACGGCGACGTGCGCGATTGCGTCGTGTCGGCGGACCCCGTCGCGATCCACGGGCGCGACTGCCTGCTCGTCGCGCTGCTCGACATCAGCGACCGCAAGCGGACCGAGATGGAGCTCGTCTATGCGATCGAGACCGCGATGCAGGATGCGTCGTGGTTCAGCCGCACGCTGATCGAGAAGCTCGCGAACGTGCGGCGCGCGAATGCGCCGGATGCGGGCGCGCAGCTGTCCGATCTGACCGCGCGCGAGCGCGACGTGTTCGACCTGCTGTGCCACGGCCTGGCCGACAAGGAGATCGCCGGCCGCCTCGGGCTTGCGCCGAACACCGTGCGCAATCACGTCGCGACGATCTACGCGAAGCTCGACGTGCATAGCCGCGGCGAGGCGATCGTCTGGGCGCGCGAGCGCGGGATCGTCGGCGCGGCCGAGGCGAACGGCGCGCGCGGCGACAAGGGCGGTGCGAAGGGCAAGGACTGA
- a CDS encoding serine hydrolase domain-containing protein → MTSSPASSLQSSTDPALAERVDAVLSRQLDMQRLVGAVVLVARDGELVYRRAAGFADRESRTPMREDTLFRLASVTKPIVSAAAMALVAQRKLSLDEDVTRWLPAFRPALPDGRVPTITVRQLLVHTAGLDYRFNETDANGPYARAGVSDGLDGASITLAENLRRIASVPLLFAPGTRWNYSLSIDVVGALIEAVCGVPLADAVDALVLRPLGARDTAFVARDPARLATPYVNDTPQPHRLAENETVPIVEGFVGVTYSPSRALNAHAFASGGAGMVGTAGDVLTVLDTLRAGGGAILPAELVDEMGRVQTGDFELPDLPGAGFGIGFSVLHDPQAAASPESVGTWRWGGVYGHSWFVDRARGLTVVSLSNTLYEGMNGQYTLDLRDAIYGVR, encoded by the coding sequence ATGACCTCCTCTCCCGCATCGTCACTGCAGTCGTCAACCGATCCCGCGCTCGCCGAGCGCGTCGACGCGGTCCTGTCCCGCCAGCTCGACATGCAGCGCCTCGTCGGCGCGGTCGTCCTCGTCGCCCGCGACGGCGAACTCGTCTATCGCCGCGCGGCCGGGTTCGCGGACCGCGAATCGCGTACGCCGATGCGCGAGGACACGCTGTTCCGGCTCGCGTCGGTGACGAAGCCGATCGTCTCGGCGGCCGCGATGGCGCTCGTCGCGCAACGCAAGCTGTCGCTCGACGAGGACGTCACGCGCTGGCTGCCCGCGTTCCGTCCGGCACTCCCCGACGGCCGCGTGCCGACGATCACGGTGCGCCAGTTGCTCGTGCATACCGCCGGTCTCGACTATCGCTTCAACGAAACCGACGCAAACGGCCCCTACGCGCGCGCCGGCGTCTCCGACGGGCTCGATGGCGCATCGATCACGCTCGCCGAAAACCTGCGCCGGATCGCCAGCGTGCCGCTGCTGTTCGCACCCGGCACCCGCTGGAACTATTCGCTGTCGATCGACGTCGTCGGTGCGCTGATCGAGGCCGTCTGCGGCGTGCCGCTCGCCGATGCGGTCGATGCGCTCGTGCTGCGCCCGCTCGGCGCACGCGACACGGCCTTCGTCGCACGCGATCCCGCGCGGCTAGCCACGCCGTACGTCAACGACACGCCGCAGCCGCACCGGCTCGCGGAGAACGAGACGGTGCCCATCGTCGAAGGGTTCGTCGGCGTCACGTACTCGCCGTCGCGCGCGCTGAATGCACACGCGTTCGCATCGGGTGGCGCCGGGATGGTCGGCACCGCCGGCGACGTGCTGACGGTGCTGGACACGCTGCGTGCGGGCGGCGGCGCGATCCTGCCCGCCGAGCTCGTCGACGAGATGGGCCGCGTGCAAACCGGCGATTTCGAATTGCCGGACCTGCCGGGCGCGGGCTTCGGAATCGGCTTCTCGGTGCTGCACGACCCGCAGGCGGCCGCGTCGCCGGAATCCGTCGGCACCTGGCGCTGGGGCGGCGTCTACGGTCACTCGTGGTTCGTCGACCGCGCACGCGGGCTCACCGTCGTGTCGCTGTCGAACACCCTTTACGAAGGCATGAACGGGCAGTACACGCTCGATCTGCGGGACGCGATTTATGGCGTTCGGTAG
- a CDS encoding CsbD family protein, protein MNEDKIKGQWKQLTGKLKAKWGKLTDDDLAVAEGNRDYLAGKIQERYGIARDEAEKQLKEFDREL, encoded by the coding sequence ATGAACGAAGACAAGATCAAGGGCCAGTGGAAGCAGCTCACCGGCAAGCTGAAGGCCAAGTGGGGCAAGCTGACCGACGACGATCTCGCGGTCGCGGAAGGCAATCGCGATTATCTGGCCGGCAAGATCCAGGAGCGTTACGGCATTGCCCGCGACGAAGCCGAGAAGCAGTTGAAGGAATTCGACCGCGAGCTGTAA
- a CDS encoding CsbD family protein: MDRNRIEGKLKQVKGSVKEALGKVTGDRETEAEGVAEQQAGKLQEKAAEAADAVRNHKGTDRH, encoded by the coding sequence ATGGACAGGAATCGCATCGAGGGCAAGCTCAAGCAGGTCAAGGGTTCGGTCAAGGAAGCACTCGGCAAGGTGACGGGCGACCGCGAGACCGAAGCGGAAGGCGTGGCTGAACAGCAGGCCGGCAAGCTTCAGGAGAAGGCCGCCGAGGCCGCCGACGCGGTGCGCAACCACAAGGGCACCGATCGGCACTGA
- a CDS encoding aminotransferase class V-fold PLP-dependent enzyme — MPGLLPDVDREGLLEYSVVYTDRSVNHMSQRFQGVMRDISATLNKVYNAKSVAIVPGSGTFGMEAVARQFATNKKCLVIRNGWFSFRWSQIFDMGSIPSETTVLKARPVEAGRQAAYAPAPIDEVVAAIKENKPDLVFAPHVETASGMMLPDAYLRAVADAVHAVGGMFVLDCIASGTVWVDMQASGVDILISAPQKGWSASPCCAMVMLSPLARERIDATTSTSFACDLHKWLQIMEAYEGGGFAYHATMPTDSLTTLRDVMKETDAYGFDKVKAEQLELGERIRALLTEKGFRSVAAAGFEAPGVVVSYTDDDGIRTGKKFADVGVQIAAGVPLQCDEPEDFKTFRLGLFGLDKLHDVDGAVKRFADALNRIL, encoded by the coding sequence ATGCCAGGTTTACTTCCCGATGTTGACCGCGAGGGGCTCCTCGAATATTCGGTGGTGTACACCGATCGCTCGGTCAATCATATGTCGCAGCGCTTCCAGGGCGTCATGCGCGACATCTCCGCCACGCTGAATAAAGTCTACAACGCGAAGTCGGTCGCGATCGTCCCGGGCAGCGGCACGTTCGGCATGGAAGCCGTGGCGCGACAGTTCGCGACGAACAAGAAGTGCCTCGTCATCCGCAACGGCTGGTTCAGCTTCCGCTGGTCGCAGATTTTCGACATGGGCAGCATCCCGTCCGAAACGACGGTGCTGAAGGCGCGTCCGGTCGAAGCCGGCAGGCAGGCCGCCTATGCGCCGGCGCCGATCGACGAAGTGGTCGCCGCGATCAAGGAAAACAAACCCGATCTCGTGTTCGCGCCGCACGTCGAAACCGCGTCCGGCATGATGCTGCCCGATGCGTACCTGCGCGCGGTGGCCGATGCCGTGCATGCGGTCGGCGGCATGTTCGTGCTGGATTGCATCGCGTCGGGCACCGTGTGGGTCGACATGCAGGCGAGCGGCGTCGACATCCTGATCAGCGCGCCGCAAAAGGGCTGGAGCGCATCGCCGTGTTGCGCGATGGTCATGTTGAGCCCGCTCGCGCGCGAACGCATCGATGCGACGACCAGCACCAGCTTCGCGTGCGATCTGCACAAGTGGCTGCAGATCATGGAAGCGTACGAGGGCGGCGGGTTCGCGTATCACGCGACGATGCCCACGGACAGCCTCACGACGCTGCGCGACGTGATGAAGGAAACCGATGCGTACGGTTTCGACAAGGTGAAGGCGGAACAGCTCGAGCTCGGCGAGCGCATTCGTGCGCTGCTGACGGAGAAGGGGTTCAGGAGCGTGGCCGCGGCAGGATTCGAGGCGCCGGGTGTCGTGGTGAGCTACACGGACGATGACGGTATTCGCACCGGAAAGAAATTCGCCGATGTCGGTGTGCAGATCGCGGCGGGCGTGCCGTTGCAATGCGACGAGCCGGAGGATTTCAAGACGTTCCGGCTCGGGTTGTTCGGTCTCGACAAGCTGCACGATGTCGACGGCGCGGTGAAGCGGTTTGCCGATGCGTTGAACCGGATTCTTTGA
- a CDS encoding NucA/NucB deoxyribonuclease domain-containing protein, giving the protein MIHRMLFAGAIVLATAMPAHAESATDVSPICTTVRTEPTRDSLLSRSSYCQKTVPLEYVAKDNQNNEIGRVAIEAYAYSDNPSNQLAWPLKFRFRTRVISGNPGGLMIKPVVECGSDCTVAPNAGVPLALGGLSNEISVMVTPNMGANNPLRFSPTLEYRVAKSGDSFENGASVSPYAGVGYIPDIRCDVALVKSNSQGCVYADAPAVLRTIVATNPDVDESAIHIREAQAAGRPGKFVPKGDGTIFPDTWESRPLTRTRDATLRRDNRDASKKQCVAKYGSVNGQCTFTGDPDETPTDCDCDEYPFASTEQGASSDPEVSVKRIDASDNRRAGAFLGNFYLNQRVLDQENFYVDVGSQQPAAKR; this is encoded by the coding sequence GTGATTCATCGAATGCTTTTTGCCGGTGCGATTGTGCTTGCGACGGCGATGCCGGCTCATGCGGAAAGTGCGACGGATGTTTCTCCCATTTGCACGACAGTCCGGACCGAACCGACCAGGGACTCGCTATTGAGTCGAAGCAGTTATTGCCAGAAAACGGTCCCGCTCGAATATGTCGCGAAGGACAATCAAAACAATGAAATCGGGCGAGTGGCTATCGAGGCCTACGCGTATTCCGACAATCCGTCGAATCAGCTTGCGTGGCCATTGAAGTTCCGATTTCGCACCCGCGTCATTTCCGGCAATCCGGGCGGCCTGATGATCAAGCCCGTCGTCGAATGCGGATCGGATTGCACGGTTGCGCCCAATGCCGGCGTGCCGCTTGCCCTCGGCGGATTGTCCAACGAGATATCGGTGATGGTTACGCCGAACATGGGAGCCAATAACCCGCTCAGGTTCAGTCCGACCCTCGAGTATCGGGTCGCGAAGTCGGGGGACTCGTTCGAGAACGGAGCAAGCGTGAGTCCGTACGCGGGTGTGGGTTATATTCCCGACATTCGATGCGACGTCGCGCTCGTCAAGAGCAACTCGCAAGGATGTGTCTACGCGGACGCACCGGCGGTTCTCCGTACCATTGTCGCCACGAATCCCGACGTCGATGAATCGGCGATCCATATTCGCGAAGCGCAAGCGGCCGGGCGGCCCGGCAAGTTCGTGCCGAAGGGAGACGGCACGATTTTTCCCGATACTTGGGAGTCCCGGCCGCTGACACGCACGCGCGACGCAACGCTTCGGCGCGACAATCGGGATGCATCCAAGAAGCAATGCGTTGCGAAATACGGCTCGGTTAACGGTCAGTGCACGTTCACCGGCGATCCGGACGAAACGCCGACCGATTGCGATTGCGACGAGTATCCGTTTGCGTCGACCGAGCAGGGTGCATCGAGTGACCCGGAAGTATCGGTCAAGCGTATCGATGCCAGCGATAATCGACGCGCGGGCGCTTTTCTCGGCAATTTCTATTTGAACCAGCGCGTGCTCGACCAAGAGAATTTCTACGTCGACGTCGGATCTCAGCAGCCTGCCGCAAAACGTTGA
- a CDS encoding DUF1338 domain-containing protein: protein MRNPNIDSLLTKLLGQAKTDALFSTLNMPAILEEWEDGVVTRAEIAQAMNMALFEGLLERSANGRAYTADTIERGGSVYFDHGALRTVRWPHTGALPPGEAAFTRILRPLGFRLNGRYPLDKLGMTGRAYAHEDAPDEIAQFFVSELHPERFSKEFQQAVTNVVSSSRDPLSPAAVALLWEVEREGWLSLDDAHALLPEIVGAFARQHDLPNELDYETLLMESAEMAWIATEGNAFNHATDRVADVFKLADDEKAKGRPMKPEVERSRSGRVFQTAYRADTVEREFRTRDGGTVKRNVPGSFYEFITRKRTFDQTARRWVTDLRFDAGNAQGIFKMTANAAK, encoded by the coding sequence ATGCGCAATCCGAATATCGACAGCTTGCTGACGAAGCTGCTGGGACAGGCGAAGACCGACGCCCTGTTCTCGACCCTGAACATGCCGGCCATCCTCGAAGAATGGGAAGACGGCGTCGTGACGCGCGCGGAAATCGCGCAGGCGATGAACATGGCGCTGTTCGAAGGGCTGCTCGAGCGTTCGGCGAACGGCCGCGCGTACACGGCCGACACGATCGAGCGCGGCGGTTCGGTCTATTTCGACCACGGCGCGCTGCGCACGGTGCGCTGGCCGCACACGGGCGCGCTGCCGCCGGGCGAGGCCGCGTTCACGCGCATCCTGCGTCCGCTCGGCTTCCGCCTGAACGGCCGTTACCCGCTCGACAAGCTCGGCATGACCGGCCGGGCGTACGCGCATGAGGACGCGCCGGACGAAATCGCGCAGTTCTTCGTCAGCGAGCTGCATCCGGAGCGCTTCTCGAAGGAATTCCAGCAGGCCGTGACGAATGTCGTCAGCTCGTCGCGCGACCCGTTGTCGCCGGCGGCCGTCGCGTTGCTGTGGGAAGTCGAGCGCGAAGGCTGGCTGTCGCTGGACGACGCGCACGCGTTGCTGCCGGAAATCGTCGGCGCGTTCGCGCGCCAGCACGACCTGCCGAACGAGCTCGACTATGAAACGCTGCTGATGGAATCGGCGGAAATGGCGTGGATCGCGACCGAAGGCAACGCGTTCAACCACGCGACCGACCGCGTCGCCGACGTGTTCAAGCTGGCCGACGACGAGAAGGCGAAGGGTCGGCCGATGAAGCCGGAAGTCGAACGCTCGCGCTCGGGCCGCGTGTTCCAGACCGCCTATCGCGCGGACACCGTCGAGCGCGAATTCCGCACCCGCGACGGCGGCACGGTGAAACGCAACGTGCCGGGTTCGTTCTACGAGTTCATCACGCGCAAGCGCACGTTCGACCAGACGGCGCGCCGCTGGGTGACCGACCTGCGCTTCGACGCGGGCAACGCACAGGGCATCTTCAAGATGACGGCGAACGCGGCGAAGTAA
- a CDS encoding BON domain-containing protein, translating into MNKTSHLSTLLAVSAAFLLSAAPLTNAHAQASSTDSGMATESSQPVTDTWITTKVKSELATTDGVKSTDISVKTVDGVVTLTGVLPTKVAVKKAVAVTRAIKGVKHVDASGLKAKA; encoded by the coding sequence ATGAACAAGACCTCGCACCTTTCGACACTGCTCGCCGTCAGCGCGGCGTTCCTGCTTTCCGCTGCCCCGCTCACGAACGCGCACGCCCAGGCCTCGTCGACCGACAGCGGCATGGCGACCGAATCGAGCCAGCCGGTGACCGACACATGGATCACGACCAAGGTGAAGAGTGAACTCGCGACCACCGATGGCGTGAAGAGCACCGACATCAGCGTGAAGACGGTGGACGGCGTCGTCACGCTCACGGGCGTGTTGCCGACGAAGGTCGCCGTGAAGAAGGCCGTCGCCGTGACGCGCGCCATCAAGGGTGTGAAGCACGTCGACGCATCGGGCCTGAAGGCGAAGGCCTGA
- a CDS encoding NAD(P)/FAD-dependent oxidoreductase, with product MSSQVVIVGGGVIGSSIAYFLRATDPTVAVTVIERDPTYARSSSALSAASIRQQFSTPLSIEMSLFGIDFLRTIGERLEVDGNRPSIDLHEGGYLFLATPAGDATLRENHALQTRLGADIRLMDGAALRAKFPWLNVDDLVSGAYGVSGEGWFDGYGLVQALRKKAQALGARYVAADVKDVVRDGRRITHVVTGDGERYACDTLVNAAGAWTRALSSMMGIDIPVYARRRSIFNVSSPAKLADCPLLIDPTGVYFRPEGRTYICGTSPSPDRDPDDLPLDEVDHALFDDVIWPTLAHRVPEFEALRVENCWSGYYEYNVFDHNAIIGYHPELDNVVFANGYSGHGLQQGPATGRGVSELILGGRYDTLDLSSLGWARVLENRPIVEKNVV from the coding sequence GTGAGTTCTCAAGTCGTCATCGTCGGCGGTGGTGTGATCGGCAGCTCGATCGCGTATTTCCTGCGCGCCACCGATCCCACGGTCGCCGTGACCGTCATCGAACGCGATCCCACCTATGCGAGATCGTCGTCGGCGCTGTCGGCCGCGTCGATTCGCCAGCAGTTCTCCACGCCGCTGTCGATCGAGATGTCGCTGTTCGGCATCGACTTCCTGCGCACGATCGGCGAACGGCTCGAAGTGGACGGCAACCGGCCGTCGATCGATCTGCACGAAGGCGGTTACCTGTTCCTCGCGACGCCGGCCGGCGACGCGACGCTGCGCGAGAACCATGCGCTGCAGACGCGCCTCGGCGCCGATATCCGGCTGATGGACGGCGCCGCGCTGCGCGCGAAGTTTCCGTGGCTCAACGTCGACGATCTCGTGTCGGGCGCGTACGGCGTGAGCGGCGAAGGCTGGTTCGACGGCTACGGGCTCGTGCAGGCGCTGCGCAAGAAGGCGCAGGCGCTCGGCGCGCGCTACGTGGCCGCCGACGTGAAGGACGTCGTGCGCGACGGCCGCCGGATCACGCATGTCGTGACGGGCGACGGCGAGCGCTACGCATGCGACACGCTGGTCAACGCGGCCGGCGCGTGGACGCGCGCGCTGTCGTCGATGATGGGCATCGACATTCCCGTGTATGCGCGTCGGCGCAGCATCTTCAACGTATCGTCGCCGGCGAAGCTCGCCGATTGCCCGCTGCTGATCGACCCGACCGGCGTGTATTTCCGGCCGGAAGGGCGGACGTATATCTGCGGCACGTCGCCGAGCCCGGATCGCGACCCGGACGACCTGCCGCTCGACGAAGTCGATCACGCGCTGTTCGACGACGTGATCTGGCCGACGCTCGCGCACCGCGTGCCGGAATTCGAGGCGTTGCGCGTCGAGAACTGCTGGTCCGGTTACTACGAGTACAACGTGTTCGATCACAACGCGATCATCGGCTACCACCCCGAACTCGACAACGTCGTGTTCGCGAACGGCTACAGCGGCCACGGGCTGCAGCAAGGGCCGGCGACCGGGCGTGGCGTCAGCGAACTCATTCTGGGCGGGCGTTACGACACGCTCGACCTGTCGTCGCTCGGCTGGGCGCGCGTGCTCGAAAACCGGCCGATCGTCGAAAAGAACGTCGTGTAG
- a CDS encoding YdeI/OmpD-associated family protein has translation MTEGALTFASQAEWESWLEKNGGASTGAWLRLAKKGAGQRTVTYEEAVESALCHGWIDGQKKAESEQYWLQRFTPRSAKSIWSRLNKDKAEALIAAGRMWPAGMDEIERARKDGRWEAAYTSASNSIVPDDLQAALDANPKAAKFFATLNSRNRYAILFRIQNAKKPETRARKIAEFIDMLKRGETFHP, from the coding sequence ATGACCGAAGGCGCGCTGACGTTTGCCAGTCAAGCCGAATGGGAAAGCTGGCTGGAAAAAAACGGCGGCGCGTCGACCGGCGCATGGCTGCGGCTCGCGAAAAAAGGCGCGGGGCAGCGAACCGTCACCTACGAAGAGGCGGTGGAAAGCGCCCTCTGCCACGGCTGGATCGATGGCCAAAAGAAGGCCGAGAGCGAGCAATACTGGTTGCAGCGTTTCACCCCACGCTCGGCGAAAAGCATCTGGTCCAGGCTCAACAAGGACAAGGCCGAAGCGCTGATCGCCGCAGGAAGAATGTGGCCGGCCGGCATGGACGAAATCGAGAGGGCGAGGAAGGACGGCCGCTGGGAGGCGGCCTATACGTCGGCCAGCAACTCGATCGTGCCGGACGATCTGCAGGCGGCGCTGGACGCCAATCCGAAAGCCGCGAAGTTTTTTGCGACGCTGAACAGCCGCAATCGCTATGCGATCCTGTTTCGGATACAGAACGCGAAGAAGCCGGAAACACGGGCGCGAAAGATCGCGGAATTCATCGACATGCTCAAGCGGGGCGAGACGTTTCATCCGTAG
- a CDS encoding LysR family transcriptional regulator has translation MRKFKIPNMGALVAFEAAARHESFTHAAKELFLTESAVSRQIATLEASLGVRLFARVKQRVVLTRAGKLYGTQVRRALETLDRDTLSIIAHGSGGGYLELAVLPTFASHWLIPRIKSFYDRTPDVRVNMGSRTDLFSFEDTHFEAAIHYGKPTWPGTSSDYLFGEEVVPICSPALLDGPVERVEDLLAYPLLHSTTRPGAWAQWFETHGVEDIRTMQGVRYELHTMLISAAAAGLGVALVPKFFVEEQLQQLGLVVPCDAATVGDSAYYLVYPTEFSHSKPLESFRSWLLEQASAYAAPERDAPAADDEEDEDVE, from the coding sequence ATGCGCAAATTCAAGATCCCCAACATGGGCGCGCTCGTGGCTTTCGAAGCCGCCGCTCGCCACGAGAGCTTCACGCACGCGGCCAAGGAACTGTTCCTGACCGAAAGCGCGGTGTCGCGGCAGATCGCGACGCTGGAGGCGAGCCTCGGCGTGCGGCTGTTCGCGCGTGTGAAGCAGCGCGTCGTGCTGACGCGGGCCGGCAAGCTGTACGGCACGCAAGTACGACGCGCGCTGGAAACGCTCGACCGCGACACGCTGTCGATCATCGCGCACGGCAGCGGCGGCGGTTACCTCGAGCTCGCGGTGCTGCCGACCTTCGCGTCGCACTGGCTGATCCCGCGCATCAAGAGCTTCTACGACCGCACGCCCGACGTGCGCGTGAACATGGGCAGCCGCACCGACCTGTTCTCGTTCGAGGACACGCACTTCGAAGCCGCGATCCACTACGGCAAGCCGACCTGGCCCGGCACGTCGTCCGACTACCTGTTCGGCGAGGAAGTCGTGCCGATCTGCTCGCCGGCGCTGCTGGACGGGCCGGTCGAGCGCGTCGAGGATCTGCTCGCGTATCCGCTGCTGCACTCGACGACGCGCCCCGGCGCATGGGCGCAGTGGTTCGAGACGCACGGCGTCGAGGATATTCGCACGATGCAGGGCGTACGCTACGAACTGCATACGATGCTGATCAGCGCGGCCGCGGCCGGGCTCGGCGTCGCGCTCGTGCCGAAGTTCTTCGTCGAGGAACAGTTGCAGCAGCTCGGCCTCGTCGTGCCGTGCGATGCGGCAACCGTCGGCGATTCGGCGTACTACCTCGTGTATCCGACCGAGTTCAGCCACAGCAAGCCGCTGGAATCGTTCCGCAGCTGGCTGCTCGAACAGGCGAGCGCGTATGCGGCGCCCGAGCGCGACGCACCCGCCGCCGATGACGAAGAGGACGAGGACGTCGAGTAA